ATGCTATCCGGGTGGTCATCGATGAGGCGCTCAAGTGTAAGCAGGAGGGAAAGAAGAAGAACATAGTGATGCTTCTCAGCGGACACGGGCACTTCGATCTGAGCGCCTATGAGCAATATCTCTCCGGCAAGCTGCAAAACTATGAGTATCCCAAGGAGTTGATAGACAAGGCGCTCAAAGAGCTGCCCAAGGTGAAAGAATAGACATAATTTCAGCAGGGGCGACCGACCGGTCGCCCCTGACCGGATGAGGAAAATGATCAGAGTAACCAGAGAAGAGATACCCGTCGGCGAAGTGGTCAATTCGCTCCGGCATCCGGATGCCGGAGCGGTGATTTCATATTTAGGTACGGTTCGCAGCTATCTGGAGGGAAAGCAAAGCAAGGGGCTTTCCTTTGAGGTGAAGGACGCTGTCATGTCCAGGAGCCTCCAGAAAGTGGAGTCCGAAGCTCTCCGTAAGTTTGAAATCAG
The sequence above is drawn from the Dehalococcoidia bacterium genome and encodes:
- a CDS encoding molybdenum cofactor biosynthesis protein MoaE, which translates into the protein MIRVTREEIPVGEVVNSLRHPDAGAVISYLGTVRSYLEGKQSKGLSFEVKDAVMSRSLQKVESEALRKFEIREIAIVHRTGSFAVGDSILLIAISSGHRGPALDACAWTIDRIKELHEVWKREDLLD